GCGTTGCCAAGCGCGGCCAAAATGGACGCGCGCCGATACCCATAGGTATGCGAAGCGCTTGGCCGCCGCGTCGCCAGCCACGATCCGCCCCACGCCAGAAGCAATCCGAAAACATCTGAAAGGTTATGCACGCCGTCCGAAACGAGGGCGAGGGAGTTGGATTGATAGCCGAACGCCAGCTCCGCAATGACGAGCCCGAGATTGAGGGCCGTTCCGATCGCGAAGGCGGCGCCGAAGCTCGTCGGCGCGTGAGAATGGCCGTGGTCGTGTGGGTGATCGTGGGACACGTGGAAAATGCAGCGATGCTTCGAGCGTTTGGGATTTTTCAGGCGTCTCGCGGATTAGCGCCCGGGAGGAAATCCCGAGCGCTTCCTAATTCGTGACGATGAGGGCTGCGCGCTTGTCAATGCGCCAGCGATTTTACGATCGCTTCGACGGTCTTTTTCGCGTCGCCGAACAGCATCATCGTGTTGGGACGGAAAAACAGCTCGTTCTCGACGCCGGCATAGCCCGAGCCCATGCCGCGCTTGAGGAAGAGCACCGTCTTCGCCTTTTCGACGTCGAGGATCGGCATGCCGTAGATCGCCGAGGACTTGTCCGTCTTGGCCGCCGGATTCGTCACGTCATTGGCGCCGATGACGAAGGCGACGTCGGCCTGTCCGAATTCGGAGTTGATGTCCTCCAGTTCGAAGACTTCGTCGTAAGGCACATTGGCTTCGGCGAGCAGCACGTTCATATGGCCGGGCATACGCCCCGCGACCGGATGGATGGCGTAGCTGATCTCCACGCCTTCCTTCTTCAGCAGGTCCGCCATTTCGCGTAGCGCATGCTGGGCCTGCGCCACCGCCATGCCGTAGCCCGGCACGATGATGATCTTGCCGGCGTTCTGCATGATGTAGGCGGCGTCCTCGGCCGAGCCCTGCTTGACGTTGCGCGTCTCCTTGGCGCCGCTCGGCCCAGCCGTCTCGCCGCCGAAGCCGCCGAGAATCACGCTGATGAAGCTGCGATTCATCCCCTTGCACATGATGTAGGAGAGGATGGCGCCCGAGGAGCCGACCAGCGCGCCGGTGATGATCAGCGCGAGATTGCCCAGCGTGAAGCCGATGCCCGCCGCCGCCCAGCCCGAATAGGAGTTGAGCATGGAGACGACGACCGGCATGTCGGCGCCGCCGATCGGGATGATCAGCGTCACGCCGAGCGTGAAGGAGACGAGGATCAGGAGGAAGAGCCAGAAGCCGGATTCGGTCGAGACGAAAAGCAGGATCAGCGCGGCGAGCGCGACGCCGAGCATGATGTTGATCGTATGACGCTCGGGCAGCAGGATCGGCTTGCCGCTCATGCGCTCGGAGAGCTTGAGAAAGGCGATGATCGATCCCGTGAAGGTGATCGCGCCGATCGCCGCGCCGAGCGACATTTCGAACAGGCTGCCGCCTTCGATTTGGCCCGGCGCGCCGATGCCGAAGGCGTGCGGCGCGAAGAAGGCGCTGCCCGCGACGAGCACGGCGGCGAGGCCGACAAGCGAATGGAAGAAGGCGACGAGCTCCGGCATCGCCGTCATCGGAATGCGCTGCGCCACATAGGCGCCGGCGCCGCCGCCAGCCGCGGCGCCGACGATGATCAGCGCGAAGCCGGCGAGCGGGGGCAGATGCAGGAGCAGCGTCGTCGCCACGGCGACCGCCATGCCGATCATGCCGTAGCGATTGCCTTCGCGAGACGTGGCCGGTGAGGAGAGGCCGCGCAGCGCGAGAATGAACAACACGCCGGCGACGAGATAGAGGAGGGCTGCGAGATTGGCGCTCATGGCGTCAGCCCTTCTTCTTGTACATGGAAAGCATGCGTTCGGTGACGAGGAAGCC
The nucleotide sequence above comes from Methylocystis parvus OBBP. Encoded proteins:
- a CDS encoding NAD(P)(+) transhydrogenase (Re/Si-specific) subunit beta encodes the protein MSANLAALLYLVAGVLFILALRGLSSPATSREGNRYGMIGMAVAVATTLLLHLPPLAGFALIIVGAAAGGGAGAYVAQRIPMTAMPELVAFFHSLVGLAAVLVAGSAFFAPHAFGIGAPGQIEGGSLFEMSLGAAIGAITFTGSIIAFLKLSERMSGKPILLPERHTINIMLGVALAALILLFVSTESGFWLFLLILVSFTLGVTLIIPIGGADMPVVVSMLNSYSGWAAAGIGFTLGNLALIITGALVGSSGAILSYIMCKGMNRSFISVILGGFGGETAGPSGAKETRNVKQGSAEDAAYIMQNAGKIIIVPGYGMAVAQAQHALREMADLLKKEGVEISYAIHPVAGRMPGHMNVLLAEANVPYDEVFELEDINSEFGQADVAFVIGANDVTNPAAKTDKSSAIYGMPILDVEKAKTVLFLKRGMGSGYAGVENELFFRPNTMMLFGDAKKTVEAIVKSLAH